The proteins below are encoded in one region of Macrococcus armenti:
- a CDS encoding SdrD B-like domain-containing protein: MRKTTNNKRYNFISNKLNKYSIRKFTVGTSSILIGSLLFLGNPAEVQAEETRQTLNTTDKPDTSPTTEVPTTEVPTTEVPTTEVPTTEVPTTEAPTTEVPTTEAPTTEVPTTEAPTTEAPTTEAPTTEVPTTEAPTTEAPTTEVPTTEVPTTETNNYEEQSTKNSKLNMDSTINQLEKVSTEEEKTEVISTALTDAGIESKLVNATVQQLDMSGGDITEDQIIAALLQVAANEMENNQALATPASLTSNTSMMRSLTLAGIDTTSLRNLAATTSNGLISITSNKYYEAVKNDGIIDPFVMEPLVHEVTFDISDDAKAGDTFTYTYGKNVAPDDLNIKTFVPANLTDATGQVIATAKYDKTTKTITYTFTDYVDKFVNVNASMSILSLIDRETVPNNANVLAEVNFAGQSISKQISVNYSNTTKINSSSNISGMLNYRDKLNNTIEEIIYVNPMDYYAYYSSVTLYGWDVNTRIEGSNYINSSSIIEVYKVPSNVPLPQSMRITDYSKFTKVSMPITYGNDSATINFGHLYGDTYLIRVVSKYDSTSTDPIKISGVMTSTDQYGYTTTATVVNGLKTTSGTSTGGGIVPTYKVGNYVWKDVDKDGIQGTSPDESPFENVLVTITFSDGTSKSIYTDVNGYYEFDGLLDGETYEITFETPEGYIPTKQNIGDDKLDSDGATVTVTINGADNMTIDTGFYLDPVISDSINDSISDSISDSVNDSISDSISDSVNDSISDSISDSVNDSISDSISDSINDSISDSISDSINDSISDSISDSVNDSISDSISDSVNDSISDSISDSINDSISDSISDSINDSISDSISDSVNDSISDSISDSINDSISDSISDSVNDSISDSISDSVNDSISDSISDSVNDSISDSISDSVNDSISDSISDSINDSISDSISDSISDSISDSVNDSISDSISDSVNDSISDSISDSVNDSISDSISDSVNDSISDSISDSVNDSISDSISDSVNDSISDSISDSVNDSISDSISDSVNDSISDSISDSVNDSISDSISDSINDSISDSISDSVNDSISDSISDSVNDSISDSISDSVNDSISDSISDSVNDSISDSISDSVNDSISDSISDSVNDSISDSISDSVNDSISDSISDSVNDSISDSISDSVNDSISDSISDSVNDSISDSISDSVNDSISDSISDSINDSISDSISDSVNDSISDSISDSVNDSISDSISDSINDSISDSISDSVNDSISDSISDSVNDSISDSISDSVNDSISDSISDSVNDSISDSISDSVNDSISDSISDSINDSISDSISDSVNDSISDSISDSVNDSISDSISDSVNDSISDSISDSINDSISDSISDSVNDSISDSISDSVNDSISDSISDSVNDSISDSISDSVNDSISDSISDSVNDSISDSISDSVNDSISDSISDSVNDSISDSISDSVNDSISDSISDSVNDSISDSISDSVNDSISDSISDSVNDSISDSISDSVNDSISDSISDSINDSISDSISDSVNDSISDSISDSVNDSISDSISDSINDSISDSISDSVNDSISDSISDSVNDSISDSISDSVNDSISDSISDSVNDSISDSISDSVNDSISDSISDSINDSISDSISDSINDSISDSISDSVNDSISDSISDSVNDSISDSISDSVNDSISDSISDSINDSISDSNSDSVNDSISDSISDSVNDSISDSISDSVNDSISDSISDSVNDSISDSISDSVNDSISDSISDSVNDSISDSISDSVNDSISDSISDSVNDSISDSISDSINDSISDSISDSVNDSISDSISDSVNDSISDSISDSVNDSISDSISDSINDSISDSISDSVNDSISDSISDSVNDSISDSISDSINDSISDSISDSVNDSISDSISDSINDSISDSISDSINDSISDSISDSINDSISDSISDSVNDSISDSISDSVNDSISDSISDSINDSISDSISDSVNDSISDSISDSVNDSISDSISDSINDSISDSISDSVNDSISDSISDSINDSISDSISDSINDSISDSISDSINDSISDSISDSVNDSISDSISDSVNDSISDSISDSINDSISDSISDSVNDSISDSLSDSISDSLSDSITPGLELYDLGDKVWYDEDQDGIQDANESGIEGVTVTLTKPDGTTVTTTTDANGNYIFTDLPNGDYVVTFETPDGYNGPTVVNAGDDALDSDGQVVNVTIQDADDMTIDSGFIKVKVGDTVWEDTNHDGVQDEGEPGIPGVEVIITYPDGTTETVVTDENGYYEFPNVPNGESTIEFKTPDGYIPTTENVGDDTKDSDGTKVTVNVDGKDDPTIDSGFIKVYDLGDKVWFDEDKDGIQDTNESGIEGVTVTLTKPDGTTVTTTTDANGNYIFTDLPNGDYVVTFETPDGYNGPTVVNTGDDALDSDGQVVNVTIQDADDMTIDSGFIKVKVGDTVWEDTNHDGVQDEGEPGIPGVEVTITYPDGTTETVVTDENGYYEFPNVPNGESTIEFKTPDGYIPTTENVGDDTKDSDGTKVTVNVDGKDDPTIDSGFIKETPVYDLGDKVWFDEDKDGIQDANESGIEGVTVTLTKPDGTTVTTTTDANGNYIFTDLPNGDYVVTFETPDGYNGSTVVNAGDDALDSDGQVVNVTIQDADDMTIDSGFIKVKVGDTVWEDTNHDGVQDEGEPGIPGVEVTITYPDGTTETVVTDENGYYEFPNVPNGESTIEFKTPDGYIPTTENVGDDTKDSDGTKVTVNVDGKNDTTIDSGFIKETPVYDLGDKVWFDEDQDGIQDANESGIEGVKVTLTKPDGTVVATTTTDANGNYIFTGLEPGDYVVTFETPAGMDPTKVNVGDDALDSDGTSIKVHLTGNDYTIDSGFVVKEIPSEPGKEIPSEPGKEIPSEPGKEIPSEPGKEIPSEPGKKDTPTPGKEVKELPNTGEANNSGIPAALLAGLGGLLLFRKRR, from the coding sequence ATGAGAAAAACTACAAATAATAAAAGATACAACTTCATTTCCAACAAATTGAATAAATATTCAATAAGAAAATTTACTGTAGGTACTTCTTCAATATTGATAGGAAGTTTATTGTTTTTAGGAAATCCAGCAGAAGTGCAGGCAGAAGAAACAAGACAGACATTAAATACAACAGATAAGCCTGACACATCGCCGACAACAGAGGTACCAACAACAGAAGTACCAACAACAGAAGTACCAACAACAGAAGTACCAACAACAGAAGTACCAACAACAGAAGCACCAACAACAGAAGTGCCAACAACAGAAGCACCAACAACAGAAGTGCCAACAACAGAAGCGCCAACAACAGAAGCACCAACAACAGAAGCACCAACAACAGAAGTGCCAACAACAGAAGCGCCAACAACAGAAGCGCCAACAACAGAGGTACCAACAACAGAGGTACCAACAACAGAAACGAATAACTATGAAGAGCAAAGTACAAAGAATTCTAAGTTAAATATGGATTCTACAATTAATCAATTAGAAAAGGTATCAACAGAAGAAGAAAAAACAGAAGTAATATCAACTGCGCTAACTGATGCAGGTATAGAATCAAAGCTAGTAAATGCTACAGTTCAACAACTCGATATGAGTGGTGGGGATATCACAGAAGATCAAATAATAGCTGCATTGTTACAAGTAGCAGCTAATGAAATGGAGAATAATCAGGCTTTAGCGACACCCGCATCATTAACAAGTAATACTTCAATGATGAGAAGTTTGACATTGGCAGGAATTGATACAACATCACTAAGAAATTTAGCTGCAACAACTTCAAATGGATTGATTTCTATCACTTCGAATAAGTATTATGAAGCTGTAAAAAATGACGGTATAATTGATCCCTTTGTTATGGAACCATTAGTTCATGAAGTGACGTTTGATATTTCTGATGATGCTAAAGCGGGAGACACATTTACATATACTTATGGAAAAAATGTCGCACCTGATGATTTAAATATTAAAACGTTTGTACCTGCTAACCTTACTGATGCCACAGGTCAAGTAATTGCGACTGCCAAGTATGACAAAACTACTAAAACAATTACCTATACATTCACGGATTATGTGGATAAATTTGTAAATGTGAATGCATCTATGAGTATCCTTTCTCTAATAGATAGAGAAACAGTACCTAACAATGCTAATGTGCTAGCGGAAGTTAACTTTGCAGGTCAATCTATTTCTAAACAGATAAGTGTTAATTATTCGAATACAACTAAAATTAATAGTTCATCGAACATTTCTGGGATGCTAAATTATCGTGATAAATTAAATAATACGATTGAAGAGATTATATATGTAAATCCAATGGACTATTATGCCTATTATTCTAGCGTTACTTTATATGGATGGGATGTTAATACTAGAATTGAGGGAAGCAATTATATTAATTCTTCATCAATAATCGAAGTGTATAAAGTACCATCTAATGTGCCTCTACCTCAAAGTATGAGGATAACAGATTATTCTAAGTTTACGAAAGTGTCGATGCCTATTACATATGGTAACGATTCGGCGACGATAAATTTTGGACATCTATATGGAGATACATATTTAATAAGAGTGGTTTCTAAATATGATTCAACTAGTACTGATCCTATAAAAATAAGTGGAGTAATGACTAGTACAGATCAATATGGGTATACAACAACAGCAACTGTAGTAAATGGTTTGAAAACGACGAGCGGGACGTCAACAGGTGGAGGTATAGTTCCTACATATAAAGTTGGAAACTATGTATGGAAAGATGTAGATAAAGATGGGATACAAGGGACGAGCCCGGATGAAAGTCCATTTGAAAATGTATTAGTAACGATAACTTTTTCGGATGGTACAAGTAAATCGATTTATACTGATGTAAATGGATATTATGAATTTGATGGATTGTTAGATGGAGAAACATACGAAATCACATTTGAAACACCTGAAGGCTATATTCCTACGAAACAAAATATAGGAGACGATAAACTAGACTCAGATGGAGCTACAGTCACAGTCACAATAAATGGTGCAGACAATATGACGATAGATACAGGATTTTATTTGGATCCAGTAATCAGCGACTCAATCAACGATTCAATTTCAGACTCGATCAGTGATTCAGTAAATGACTCAATTTCGGATTCGATTAGTGATTCAGTTAACGATTCAATTTCGGATTCGATCAGTGATTCAGTTAATGATTCAATTTCGGATTCAATCAGCGACTCAATCAATGACTCAATCTCTGACTCGATCAGCGACTCAATCAACGATTCAATTTCAGACTCGATCAGTGATTCAGTAAATGACTCAATTTCGGATTCGATCAGTGATTCAGTTAATGATTCAATTTCGGATTCAATCAGCGACTCAATCAATGACTCAATCTCTGACTCGATCAGCGACTCAATCAACGATTCAATTTCAGACTCGATCAGTGATTCAGTTAACGATTCAATCTCAGATTCAATCAGCGACTCAATCAACGATTCAATTTCCGATTCGATCAGTGACTCAGTAAATGACTCAATTTCTGATTCAATCAGTGACTCAGTAAATGACTCAATTTCGGATTCGATCAGTGATTCAGTAAATGACTCAATTTCTGATTCAATCAGTGATTCAGTAAATGACTCAATTTCAGATTCAATCAGCGACTCAATCAATGACTCAATCTCAGATTCAATCAGCGACTCAATTTCAGACTCGATCAGTGATTCAGTTAACGATTCAATTTCAGACTCGATCAGTGATTCAGTAAATGACTCAATTTCTGATTCAATCAGTGATTCAGTTAACGATTCAATTTCTGATTCAATCAGTGACTCAGTAAATGACTCAATTTCTGATTCAATCAGTGATTCAGTTAACGATTCAATTTCAGACTCGATCAGTGATTCAGTTAACGATTCAATTTCAGATTCGATCAGTGATTCAGTAAATGACTCGATTTCAGATTCAATCAGTGATTCAGTTAACGATTCAATTTCAGACTCGATCAGTGATTCAGTAAATGACTCAATCTCAGATTCAATCAGCGACTCAATCAACGATTCAATTTCAGACTCGATCAGTGATTCAGTTAACGATTCAATTTCAGACTCGATTAGTGACTCAGTAAATGACTCAATTTCCGATTCAATCAGTGATTCAGTTAACGATTCAATTTCAGACTCGATCAGTGATTCAGTAAATGACTCAATTTCGGATTCAATCAGTGATTCAGTTAACGATTCAATTTCGGATTCGATCAGTGACTCAGTAAATGACTCAATTTCTGATTCAATCAGTGATTCAGTTAACGATTCAATTTCAGACTCGATCAGTGATTCAGTAAATGACTCAATTTCAGATTCGATCAGTGACTCAGTAAATGATTCAATTTCAGATTCGATCAGTGACTCAGTAAATGATTCAATTTCGGATTCAATCAGCGACTCAGTAAATGACTCAATTTCGGATTCAATCAGCGACTCAATCAACGATTCAATTTCAGACTCGATCAGTGATTCAGTAAATGATTCAATTTCAGACTCGATCAGTGATTCAGTTAACGATTCAATTTCAGACTCGATCAGCGACTCAATCAACGATTCAATTTCAGACTCGATCAGTGATTCAGTAAATGACTCAATTTCAGATTCGATCAGTGACTCAGTAAATGATTCAATTTCAGACTCGATCAGTGATTCAGTAAATGATTCAATTTCAGACTCGATCAGTGATTCAGTTAACGATTCAATTTCGGATTCAATCAGCGACTCAGTAAATGACTCAATTTCGGATTCAATCAGCGACTCAATCAACGATTCAATTTCGGACTCGATCAGTGATTCAGTAAATGATTCAATTTCAGACTCGATCAGTGATTCAGTTAACGATTCAATTTCAGACTCGATCAGTGATTCAGTAAATGACTCAATCTCAGATTCAATCAGCGACTCAATCAACGATTCAATTTCAGACTCGATCAGTGATTCAGTTAACGATTCAATTTCAGACTCGATTAGTGACTCAGTAAATGACTCAATTTCCGATTCAATCAGTGATTCAGTTAACGATTCAATTTCAGACTCGATCAGTGATTCAGTAAATGACTCAATTTCGGATTCAATCAGTGATTCAGTTAACGATTCAATTTCGGATTCGATCAGTGACTCAGTAAATGACTCAATTTCTGATTCAATCAGTGATTCAGTTAACGATTCAATTTCAGACTCGATCAGTGATTCAGTAAATGATTCAATTTCAGATTCGATCAGTGACTCAGTAAATGATTCAATTTCCGATTCGATCAGTGACTCAGTAAATGATTCAATTTCGGATTCAATCAGCGACTCAGTTAATGACTCAATTTCGGATTCAATCAGCGACTCAGTAAATGACTCAATTTCGGATTCAATCAGCGACTCAATCAACGATTCAATTTCAGACTCGATCAGTGATTCAGTAAATGATTCAATTTCAGACTCGATCAGTGATTCAGTTAACGATTCAATTTCAGACTCGATCAGCGACTCAATCAACGATTCAATTTCAGACTCGATCAGTGATTCAGTAAATGACTCAATTTCAGATTCGATCAGTGACTCAGTAAATGATTCAATTTCAGACTCGATCAGTGATTCAGTAAATGATTCAATTTCAGACTCGATCAGTGATTCAGTTAACGATTCAATTTCGGATTCAATCAGCGACTCAGTAAATGACTCAATTTCGGATTCAATCAGCGACTCAATCAACGATTCAATTTCGGATTCAATCAGCGACTCGATCAATGACTCAATCTCAGATTCAATCAGTGATTCAGTTAACGATTCAATTTCAGACTCGATCAGTGATTCAGTAAATGACTCAATTTCGGATTCAATCAGCGACTCAGTAAATGACTCAATTTCGGATTCAATCAGCGACTCAATCAACGATTCAATTTCAGACTCGAACAGTGATTCAGTAAATGACTCAATTTCGGATTCAATCAGTGATTCAGTTAACGATTCAATTTCGGATTCGATCAGTGACTCAGTAAATGACTCAATTTCGGATTCAATCAGTGATTCAGTTAACGATTCAATTTCAGACTCGATCAGTGATTCAGTAAATGACTCAATTTCCGATTCGATCAGTGACTCAGTAAATGATTCAATTTCGGATTCAATCAGCGACTCAGTTAATGACTCAATTTCGGATTCAATCAGCGACTCAGTAAATGACTCAATTTCGGATTCAATCAGCGACTCAATCAACGATTCAATTTCAGACTCGATCAGTGATTCAGTAAATGATTCAATTTCAGACTCGATCAGTGATTCAGTTAACGATTCAATTTCGGATTCAATCAGCGACTCAGTAAATGACTCAATTTCGGATTCAATCAGCGACTCAATCAACGATTCAATTTCAGACTCGATCAGTGATTCAGTAAATGACTCAATTTCAGATTCGATCAGTGACTCAGTAAATGATTCAATTTCGGATTCAATCAGCGACTCAATCAACGATTCAATTTCAGATTCGATCAGTGACTCAGTAAATGACTCAATTTCAGATTCGATCAGTGATTCAATCAATGACTCAATCTCAGATTCAATCAGCGACTCAATCAACGATTCAATTTCGGACTCGATCAGTGACTCAATCAATGACTCGATTTCAGATTCAATCAGTGATTCAGTTAACGATTCAATTTCAGACTCGATCAGTGATTCAGTAAATGACTCGATTTCAGATTCAATCAGCGACTCAATCAACGATTCAATTTCAGACTCGATCAGTGATTCAGTAAATGACTCAATTTCAGATTCGATCAGTGACTCAGTAAATGATTCAATTTCGGATTCAATCAGCGACTCAATCAACGATTCAATTTCAGATTCGATCAGTGACTCAGTAAATGACTCAATTTCAGATTCGATCAGTGATTCAATCAATGACTCAATCTCAGATTCAATCAGCGACTCAATCAACGATTCAATTTCGGACTCGATCAGTGACTCAATCAATGACTCGATTTCAGATTCAATCAGTGATTCAGTTAACGATTCAATTTCAGACTCGATCAGTGATTCAGTAAATGACTCGATTTCAGATTCAATCAGCGACTCAATCAACGATTCAATTTCAGACTCGATCAGTGATTCAGTTAACGATTCAATTTCAGATTCATTAAGTGACTCAATTTCGGATTCACTCTCAGATTCTATTACTCCAGGATTAGAACTCTATGATTTAGGTGATAAAGTTTGGTACGATGAGGACCAAGATGGTATTCAGGATGCGAACGAGTCAGGAATCGAAGGTGTTACAGTAACATTAACGAAGCCAGACGGCACAACAGTAACGACAACAACAGACGCGAACGGTAACTACATCTTCACAGACTTACCGAATGGCGACTACGTTGTAACGTTCGAAACACCGGACGGCTATAACGGTCCAACAGTAGTCAACGCAGGTGATGACGCATTAGATTCAGATGGTCAAGTTGTAAACGTAACAATTCAAGACGCAGATGACATGACAATCGACAGCGGCTTCATCAAAGTTAAAGTCGGCGACACAGTATGGGAAGATACAAACCATGATGGTGTTCAAGACGAAGGTGAACCAGGAATTCCAGGTGTGGAAGTAATAATCACGTATCCAGATGGAACAACAGAAACAGTTGTAACAGATGAGAACGGATACTATGAATTCCCGAACGTACCAAATGGAGAAAGCACGATTGAATTTAAGACACCAGATGGTTATATCCCAACTACAGAGAATGTTGGCGATGATACGAAGGATTCAGATGGAACGAAAGTAACGGTAAACGTTGACGGTAAGGATGATCCAACAATCGATTCAGGCTTCATTAAAGTCTACGACTTAGGAGACAAAGTATGGTTCGACGAAGATAAAGATGGTATCCAGGATACGAATGAGTCAGGAATCGAAGGTGTTACAGTAACATTAACGAAGCCAGACGGCACAACAGTAACGACAACAACAGACGCAAATGGTAACTACATCTTCACAGACTTACCGAACGGTGACTATGTTGTAACGTTCGAAACACCGGACGGCTATAATGGTCCAACAGTAGTCAACACAGGTGATGACGCATTAGATTCAGATGGTCAAGTTGTAAACGTAACAATTCAAGACGCAGATGACATGACAATCGACAGCGGCTTCATCAAAGTTAAAGTCGGCGACACAGTATGGGAAGATACAAACCATGATGGTGTTCAAGACGAAGGTGAACCAGGAATTCCAGGTGTGGAAGTAACAATCACGTATCCAGATGGAACAACAGAAACAGTTGTAACAGATGAGAACGGATACTATGAATTCCCGAACGTACCAAATGGAGAAAGCACGATTGAATTTAAGACACCAGATGGTTATATCCCAACTACAGAGAATGTTGGCGATGATACGAAGGATTCCGATGGAACGAAAGTAACGGTAAATGTTGACGGTAAGGATGATCCGACAATCGACAGTGGTTTCATCAAAGAAACACCTGTATATGATCTAGGAGACAAAGTATGGTTCGACGAAGATAAAGATGGTATCCAGGATGCGAATGAATCAGGAATCGAAGGTGTTACAGTAACATTAACGAAACCAGACGGCACAACAGTAACGACAACAACAGACGCAAACGGAAACTACATCTTCACAGATTTACCGAATGGCGACTACGTTGTAACGTTCGAAACACCGGACGGCTATAACGGTTCAACAGTAGTCAACGCAGGTGATGACGCATTAGATTCAGATGGTCAAGTTGTAAACGTAACAATTCAGGACGCAGATGATATGACAATCGACAGCGGCTTCATCAAAGTTAAAGTTGGCGACACAGTATGGGAAGATACAAACCATGACGGTGTTCAAGACGAAGGTGAACCAGGAATTCCAGGTGTGGAAGTAACAATCACGTATCCAGATGGAACAACAGAAACAGTTGTAACAGATGAAAACGGATACTATGAATTCCCGAACGTACCAAACGGAGAAAGCACGATTGAATTCAAGACACCAGACGGTTACATTCCAACAACAGAGAATGTCGGCGATGATACGAAGGATTCCGACGGAACGAAAGTAACGGTAAACGTTGACGGTAAGAATGATACGACAATCGACTCAGGATTTATCAAGGAGACACCAGTGTATGATTTAGGCGATAAAGTATGGTTCGATGAGGATCAAGATGGTATCCAGGATGCGAATGAATCAGGAATCGAAGGTGTTAAAGTAACATTAACGAAACCGGATGGCACAGTGGTCGCAACGACAACAACAGACGCAAATGGTAACTACATCTTTACAGGATTAGAGCCAGGAGATTACGTTGTAACGTTCGAAACACCAGCAGGAATGGATCCAACGAAAGTAAATGTTGGAGACGATGCACTTGATTCAGATGGTACAAGCATTAAAGTACACTTAACTGGAAATGATTATACAATCGATTCAGGATTTGTGGTTAAAGAAATTCCATCTGAACCAGGTAAGGAAATTCCATCTGAACCAGGTAAAGAAATTCCATCTGAACCAGGTAAGGAAATTCCATCTGAGCCAGGTAAGGAAATTCCATCTGAACCAGGTAAAAAAGATACACCAACACCAGGTAAAGAAGTGAAAGAATTACCTAATACAGGTGAAGCAAATAATAGTGGTATCCCAGCAGCATTATTAGCTGGACTAGGTGGATTATTATTATTTAGAAAACGACGTTAA